The sequence below is a genomic window from Acidobacteriota bacterium.
CGCCAGCACGCCCGCGATCACCACACGCCGAGCCTGTCGGGACATCGGGCCTCCTCAGGACGCGCGCGCCCGGATGCGCTCGCGCGCCATCTGCAACACCGCCATCGGGAGGCGCCAGAAGATGCGGCGCCGCAGAGCCGCGTAGGTCGTCTCCCCGCGCACGAACTGCAGGACGGCCTCGGTCAGCGTGGTGCCGCCCGCGATCCCGCGGATGACCCGGGCCACGCGCGCGTGGCTGGCGAAGAGGTATCGCTGCACGAGCACGGCTTCTCGAAGCTCCGCGCCGATCTCCGCGCGCCACGATCGTTCGTAGCGTGGCCCCGCATCGTCCGTGCCGCGGCGCAGGGCGTCGGCCAGCGCGCGGCCGGCGAGCTCGCCCGAGACCATCGCGTAGTAGATCCCCTCCGCCGTGACGGCGTGCACGAATCCGCCGGCGTCGCCCGCGAACAGCACGCGGCCGGACCACGCGCGGCGCAGCGGCCCGCCGACCGGGATGAGGAACGGCGTGAAGCACGAGCGGTCCGACTGCCCGCGGAGGACGCCGCGAGCCGCCAGCGACGAGACGAACGCCTCCTGCAGCTCGTACGGCCGCTGCGGCACCTCGGCGTCGAAGTGGGAGAGCAGACAACCGATGCCGACGTTGACGTGCCGCGTCTTCGGGAAGACGTACGCGTAGCCGTCGAGGCCGTCGTAGGCGTAGGCGACCCACAGGACGTCCGGCTCGGCCGCGGCGAGCCGCGTCACGGGCGTCTCCTCCATCATGTCGATCGCGAGACCGTGCCGCGGCCAGCGCGCGTTCACGCCGAGCCGCTTCGCGATCACGCTGTGCACGCCGTCGGCGGCGATCACGTGCGGTGCCGAGAGCCGGCGGCCGTCGCGCGCCTGCAGGGTCACGGCCGCCGGGCCGGCGGACACCTGGGTGATCTCGAACGGCGCCTCGAGCCGCGCGCCGGCGTCGATGGCCGCGCGCACGAGCGCGTGATCGAACTCGACGCGGCGCACGAGCAGCACGCAGTCGCGGTGGCCGTCGACGTCCGCGCGCGCGCCGCCGGGGCCCTCGAGGTGCAGCTTCGACAAACGATGGACGTCGACGCCGTCCAAGGCCGGCTCCAGCCAGGGCAGCCGACGCAGCGCGCGCGCGCTGATGCCGCCGCCGCACGGCTTGTTGCGCGGAAAGGCCGCGCGGTCGACGAGCACGGTCGACAGTCCGGCCGCGGCGAGGGTCCGGGCCGCGACGGCTCCCGCCGGGCCGGCGCCGGCGACGATCACGTCGTACCTCGCACCTGAGGGCTGCGCCGTGCCGCCGCCGCCTTCTTCAGGCTCGATCACGGGGCCGCCAGCCTCGATCCGCGCGCGTGGCTCACTCGCACGGCTCGCTTGCACGTTCATTCGTCCATACCCTCACGTCGGGCGAGCGCCGGCACTCCGACCCGCGACTCATCGCGCACCGCTCGTCACTCAGCATTCGGTCCATCAGCCCGAGGCGGCCCCGTCAGTACCGAATCCATCGCAGGAGCTCGGGCAGATTCGGCGGCTTGCCCTGCATCAGCAACCCCACGCGAAAGATCCGCCCCGCCGACCACACGACCGCGGCAGTGACGCCGGCGAGCAAGACCACGGAAACGACGATCTGCCAGAGCGGCGGCCCGGGCGGCATCGCGATCCGCAGCAGCATGGCGAACGGCGTGATCGGCGGCACGAACGAGAGGGCCACGGACACCGGCGAGTCGGGCGCACGAATCACGACGAACGACGAGATGTACGCGAGGATCAGCAGCATCATCGCCGGCTGGAGCATGCTCTGCGCGTCCTTCAGATCGGAGCAGGCCGAGCTCAGCGCCTGGAACACGGCGCCGTACATCAGCGACGCGGCGAGCAGGAAGACGAGGAACCACGCGACGAGCCAGGGATCGATCGATGCGAGCCGGCCGAGCGACGCCGCCGCGTACACGCCCACGGCGAGGTACACGAGCGCCAGCACGAACGTCACCGCCGCGATCCCGAGCAGCTTGCCCAGGAGCAGCTTGAACGCCGAGATGGAGCCGAGCAGCACCTCGCTGATCTTGCTCATCTTCTCCTCGATGATCGTGTGGATGAGGTGCTGGCCGTTCGACATGATCGTCATGAACATGAGCACGAGGAAGAACATCGGCACGCCGAAGCGCTCGAGCTCGTCGACGCGGCGGGCGGGCGTGATGCCGCCGTCGGCGCGCCGATCGATCAGCGCGAACGTGGCGACCTCGGGCCGGGCGATCAGCAGCGGCACGAGCGACGGATCGACACCGGCCGCCTCGAACCGGCGGCGCTCGATCTCGCGTCCGAGCTCGGTGCGGAGCCAGGTTCGAAGCGATTCGTACGACGTGTTCTCGCTGTAGTAGCTGATCGCCTCGCTCGAGCCCGGCCGGAGCACGCCTGCCGGGATCTCCACGAAGGCGAAGACGTCCTTCTCACGCACGCGCCGCGAGAGCTCCAGGCGCACGTCGTCCGGCGGGCGGCCATCGGCGTCGATCGAGACTGGCAGGAAGTGCGGCCCCTGACGGCTCGCGCCGTCCTCCCCCTCGCGGTTGTGCCGCGCGGCCGCGGCGGCAATCGCCGGATAGAGCACGCCGGTGCGATCGACGACGGCGAAGCGGCGATCGGCCGTATCGGCGTGGCGGCTCGCGTAGCCCATCACGCCGAAGGCGATCGCGCCGACGATCGGCATGAAGAACAGGCTGATGACGAAGAACTTCGTGCGGACGAGCGCCAGCACCTCCGTGTGCGCAACGGCCGCGACGCGCCTCATGACGCCGCTCCGCTGAGCGATCGCACTTCCTGATCGTCGGGGCGGGCCAGCCGGACGAAGATGTCGGCGAGCGACGGCCGCGCGATCTCGAAGCGCTCCACGGCGGTGGCGGCGGCGAGCTGCCGGAGGAACGCTTGCGGATCGCCCGCGACGCGCACGTCCTGCGCATTGCCGTGGTCGGTGATCGACTCGACCGCCGACAGCCGGCGCAGCACGTCGACGCCGCCGGCGATCCGGAGCCGGATCGTGTCCTGACCGTACGCCGCCTGGATGTCGTCGAGCGATCCGTCGAGCACCTTGCGGCCGCGGAAGATCATGACGATCCGGTCGCAGAGCTGCTCGGCCGTGGCCATGTCGTGCGTGGAGAAGACGATCGTCGTGCCGTCGCGGCGCAGGTCGAGCACCGCATCGCGCAGCAGCGCGGCGTTGAGCGGATCGAGACCGGAGAACGGCTCGTCGAGGATGAGCAGCCGCGGGCGCGAGACGATCGCGGCGAGAAACTGCACCTTCTGCGCCATGCCCTTCGACAGCTGGTCCACGCGCTTGTCGAGCCAGGCCGACAGCTCCAACCGCTCGGCCCACCGATCGATCACGGGCGACAGCTCGGCGACGGTGCGGCCTTTCAGCAGGCCGTAGTAGCGCAGCAGCCGCAGCACCTGCATCTTCTTGTAGAGGCCGCGCTCTTCCGGCAGATAGCCGATGTCGTCGCGCGACGACGCGGTGCCGCGCCGGCCGAGCACGGCGATCGTGCCGCGGTCGGGCAGGATGATGTTCAGGATCATCCGGATCGTCGTCGTCTTGCCGGAGCCGTTCGGGCCGATGAAGCCGCAGAGGCTCCCCTCGGGCACGTCGAGCGTGAGCGACGACACGGCGGCGTGCCCGCCGAACGATTTCGAGACGTCCTCCAACGCGATCGCGGTCATGCGCGCCCTATTCTCGCGTGTTTCGCCGCCGGCGCAGCCGCAGGCGCCGCGCGCAACGCGCGTGACGTGCTGCCGGCCGATTTGACAGCTTGTGAACGGTTTCACATCATATAGGCGTCTTCCGGGTCTTCGCCCGCCCGGATGCGCTCAGTCCAGCTCGCTTCGGTACGCTGTGCCGCGTCGCCTCCCCGCGCGCCTGCCCGGGAAGGTTCGCGTGTCCGTCGTGCCGTCGATGTGATCCGTCCGTCGGGCGCGTCGCAGCCGCTATGAGCCAGATCTTCCCCCGGAGTGCCAACGCTCTCGCCCGTATGAGCCTGGCCGGCCTGCTCGGTCTCGTGCTGATCATCGGGTGGATCGTCTTCACCCTGATGCGCTCCTCGTGGGCGACGAAGCAGAACGAGTTCGTGTCCCAGCCGATCCAGTTCAGCCACGCGCACCACGTGGGTGGCGTCGGGCTCGATTGCCGCTACTGTCACACGTCCGTGGAGAAGTCGTCGTTCGCCGGCATCCCGCCGACGAAGACCTGCATGAACTGCCACTCGCAGCTCTGGACGAACGCTCCGATCCTCGAGCCGGTGCGCGCGAGCTATCGAGACAACGTCAATCTGAACTGGACTCGGGTGAACGACCTTCCAGACTTCGTTTACTTCAATCACCAGATCCACGTCAGGCAGGGCGTCGGCTGCGTGACGTGTCATGGGCCGGTCGACAAGATGCCGCTGATGTACCAGGCCCAGCCGCTGCTGATGGAGTGGTGCATCGGCTGCCATCGCGCGCCGGAGAAGTACCTGCGCCCGCGCGATCAGGTCTTCAACGTCTCGTACGAGGCTCCCGCGAACCAGGTGGAGCTCGGCCTGCGGTTGAAGCAGGAGTACAACGTCGCCAGCGTCGAGCACATGACGAGCTGCTCGATTTGTCACCGGTGACCCGTCGCCACGTGAAGGCAGGCTCGAAACGCCAGGGCGGGACGTGGGG
It includes:
- a CDS encoding ABC transporter permease, which gives rise to MRRVAAVAHTEVLALVRTKFFVISLFFMPIVGAIAFGVMGYASRHADTADRRFAVVDRTGVLYPAIAAAAARHNREGEDGASRQGPHFLPVSIDADGRPPDDVRLELSRRVREKDVFAFVEIPAGVLRPGSSEAISYYSENTSYESLRTWLRTELGREIERRRFEAAGVDPSLVPLLIARPEVATFALIDRRADGGITPARRVDELERFGVPMFFLVLMFMTIMSNGQHLIHTIIEEKMSKISEVLLGSISAFKLLLGKLLGIAAVTFVLALVYLAVGVYAAASLGRLASIDPWLVAWFLVFLLAASLMYGAVFQALSSACSDLKDAQSMLQPAMMLLILAYISSFVVIRAPDSPVSVALSFVPPITPFAMLLRIAMPPGPPLWQIVVSVVLLAGVTAAVVWSAGRIFRVGLLMQGKPPNLPELLRWIRY
- a CDS encoding cytochrome c3 family protein, which translates into the protein MSQIFPRSANALARMSLAGLLGLVLIIGWIVFTLMRSSWATKQNEFVSQPIQFSHAHHVGGVGLDCRYCHTSVEKSSFAGIPPTKTCMNCHSQLWTNAPILEPVRASYRDNVNLNWTRVNDLPDFVYFNHQIHVRQGVGCVTCHGPVDKMPLMYQAQPLLMEWCIGCHRAPEKYLRPRDQVFNVSYEAPANQVELGLRLKQEYNVASVEHMTSCSICHR
- a CDS encoding NAD(P)/FAD-dependent oxidoreductase, yielding MIEPEEGGGGTAQPSGARYDVIVAGAGPAGAVAARTLAAAGLSTVLVDRAAFPRNKPCGGGISARALRRLPWLEPALDGVDVHRLSKLHLEGPGGARADVDGHRDCVLLVRRVEFDHALVRAAIDAGARLEAPFEITQVSAGPAAVTLQARDGRRLSAPHVIAADGVHSVIAKRLGVNARWPRHGLAIDMMEETPVTRLAAAEPDVLWVAYAYDGLDGYAYVFPKTRHVNVGIGCLLSHFDAEVPQRPYELQEAFVSSLAARGVLRGQSDRSCFTPFLIPVGGPLRRAWSGRVLFAGDAGGFVHAVTAEGIYYAMVSGELAGRALADALRRGTDDAGPRYERSWRAEIGAELREAVLVQRYLFASHARVARVIRGIAGGTTLTEAVLQFVRGETTYAALRRRIFWRLPMAVLQMARERIRARAS
- a CDS encoding ATP-binding cassette domain-containing protein, yielding MTAIALEDVSKSFGGHAAVSSLTLDVPEGSLCGFIGPNGSGKTTTIRMILNIILPDRGTIAVLGRRGTASSRDDIGYLPEERGLYKKMQVLRLLRYYGLLKGRTVAELSPVIDRWAERLELSAWLDKRVDQLSKGMAQKVQFLAAIVSRPRLLILDEPFSGLDPLNAALLRDAVLDLRRDGTTIVFSTHDMATAEQLCDRIVMIFRGRKVLDGSLDDIQAAYGQDTIRLRIAGGVDVLRRLSAVESITDHGNAQDVRVAGDPQAFLRQLAAATAVERFEIARPSLADIFVRLARPDDQEVRSLSGAAS